TTACGACTAAAGAAATGATTCCCAAAACCAAAGGAACAATGCTTATAAGTTTCAACGTAAATATAAAGCCCGTAGTTACATCCGATGATTTTATTCGTGATCGCTCGGGGTTGTCGCCATCCACTGCAATGAGAATGGTATCTCCCTTATTAACTTTATCCGCAAGCCGCTGATTAACGATATTACTGCCCGTGTATTCTCTAAAATAATAATTGAAGCGGTAGTGCAACATGTGTTCGTAGAAATAACCGTCTTTGCCTTTGTTCGCTGTTTTCATTTTTGTTATCTTATCCGTTATAACACCCCGGACGGCAACGCCTTCATTGAGTAATTTCTCATCAGCGTTTTTTAGGTATACATGAACAGAAAAAATAATCGCGGCGGCCAGGAACATGCATACCTCAAATGAAAAGAAAGAAAATATTTTCGAACGCTGCGGTACTGCATTAGCAGAAGACCTGGCAGCATCACTTTCCGCTTTTATGTCCATGAAGAATATCCCGCATCCTGAATTTTTATAATTACTGATAAACGCACGCTACAGAAAAATCCACTCCTCGCTCGAATTCTCCCTTCATCGATCCGGGAAATTCCCTCAGCCGCGTAAACAGGTCAAAATTGCAGAAGTTACTTATCAGATGGTTTACACTATGCCCAGTATTTATCCATTTAAAAACACAGTATCGCTTAATATCGATAGTGGATTTTTATACAACAACACTTTCCCGGGAATACTATCAAGAATGCCAATTGCTGTCGAACAGAAATTAATCCTTAAATGTCTGTCATCATTCTTCTCAGTCTTGGGATGATGCTTCTGATAGGGGGAATCAATATACTGGCGTTT
This window of the Spirochaetota bacterium genome carries:
- a CDS encoding DUF3592 domain-containing protein, with protein sequence MDIKAESDAARSSANAVPQRSKIFSFFSFEVCMFLAAAIIFSVHVYLKNADEKLLNEGVAVRGVITDKITKMKTANKGKDGYFYEHMLHYRFNYYFREYTGSNIVNQRLADKVNKGDTILIAVDGDNPERSRIKSSDVTTGFIFTLKLISIVPLVLGIISLVVTLIQKLREKKKYLTIQP